A genomic window from Aquabacterium sp. OR-4 includes:
- a CDS encoding M16 family metallopeptidase yields the protein MHPTAFSILRPPSGPHRPAGATRRQWLGRHAALLASGALGTLGVLPAMPAWALPANANATAATTTAAAAAAVSLAPLPLRERRLANGLQVVSVPHRGAVVSVQVWYRVGGKDDPAGRSGFAHLFEHMMFKSTRHMPNEMFDRLTEDVGGQNNAFTAEDMTAYQSEVPSNHLERLLWAEAERMAHLTVDQANFDSERKVVIEELRQRVLADPYGRLFNALAAHTYERHPYQRPVIGSEADLNAATLDDVRRFHATYYRPDNALLIVAGDFDAPQLDAWIDRYFGPLQAPATPVPRVAVQEPPRARDARVTLTAPNVPLPAVALLWKGPRASHADAAALEIASALLSAGDSSRLNEALVYRAQAAQAAGFATELHADAGMLAAYAIAASGQSLRTLEKALLAQIQRLASGPIAPAELDKVRTQLVTAALLGRQTPQGLAGAIGQAVLLHGDAREADRSLARLQAVGAADVQRVLRQHVLGQRRVTIDYLQGAAP from the coding sequence ATGCACCCTACGGCCTTCTCGATCCTTCGCCCACCGTCCGGCCCGCATCGCCCGGCCGGGGCCACCCGCCGCCAATGGCTGGGCCGGCACGCCGCGCTGCTGGCCTCGGGCGCCTTGGGCACCCTGGGCGTGCTGCCGGCCATGCCTGCTTGGGCGCTGCCCGCCAACGCCAACGCCACCGCGGCCACCACCACGGCCGCCGCGGCGGCTGCGGTGAGCCTGGCGCCCTTGCCGCTGCGCGAGCGCCGGCTGGCCAACGGCCTGCAGGTGGTGAGCGTGCCGCACCGCGGCGCGGTGGTCAGCGTGCAGGTCTGGTACCGCGTGGGCGGCAAGGACGATCCGGCCGGCCGCTCGGGCTTTGCGCACCTGTTCGAGCACATGATGTTCAAGAGCACGCGCCACATGCCCAACGAGATGTTCGACCGCCTGACCGAGGATGTGGGCGGCCAGAACAACGCCTTCACCGCCGAGGACATGACGGCCTACCAGAGCGAGGTGCCCAGCAACCACCTCGAGCGCCTGCTGTGGGCCGAGGCCGAGCGCATGGCCCACCTCACCGTCGACCAGGCCAACTTCGACAGCGAGCGCAAGGTGGTGATCGAAGAGTTGCGCCAGCGCGTGCTGGCCGATCCCTACGGCCGCCTGTTCAATGCGCTGGCGGCCCACACCTATGAGCGGCATCCCTACCAGCGACCGGTGATCGGCAGCGAGGCCGATCTCAACGCCGCCACGCTGGACGACGTGCGCCGCTTCCACGCCACCTACTACCGCCCCGACAACGCGCTGCTGATCGTGGCCGGCGACTTTGATGCGCCGCAGCTCGACGCCTGGATCGACCGCTACTTCGGCCCGCTCCAGGCGCCGGCCACGCCGGTGCCGCGCGTGGCGGTGCAGGAGCCGCCGCGCGCGCGCGATGCACGCGTCACCCTCACCGCCCCCAACGTGCCGCTGCCCGCGGTGGCCCTGCTGTGGAAGGGCCCGCGCGCCAGCCATGCCGATGCCGCGGCGCTGGAGATCGCCTCGGCGCTGCTCTCGGCCGGCGATTCGTCGCGCCTGAACGAGGCCCTGGTGTACCGCGCGCAGGCCGCCCAGGCGGCCGGCTTTGCCACCGAGCTGCATGCCGACGCCGGCATGCTGGCGGCCTATGCCATCGCGGCCAGCGGGCAGTCGCTGCGCACGCTCGAGAAGGCCTTGCTGGCGCAGATCCAGCGCCTGGCCAGCGGCCCCATCGCGCCGGCCGAGCTCGACAAGGTGCGCACCCAGCTGGTCACCGCCGCGCTGCTGGGCCGGCAGACACCGCAGGGCCTGGCCGGCGCCATCGGCCAGGCCGTGCTGCTGCACGGCGATGCCCGCGAGGCCGACCGCAGCCTGGCCCGGCTGCAGGCCGTGGGCGCCGCCGATGTGCAGCGCGTCCTGCGCCAGCATGTGCTCGGCCAGCGCCGCGTCACCATCGACTATCTGCAAGGAGCCGCACCGTGA
- a CDS encoding cupin domain-containing protein: MTAPILNLAELRPEARPADWAPPGKLGQRIEARIARLTPGLGLRHLGCGLVEVPPGRQAFPLHGHRHNDELFIILSGSGLLRHGRDRQPVREGDVIGCPVGDAHSAHALLNTGSQTLRYLALSSQHTPEICDYPDSGKFGVFDGEGEGEAEFFHLARPEDGRDYWDGE, translated from the coding sequence ATGACCGCCCCCATCCTGAACCTGGCCGAGCTGCGCCCCGAAGCGCGCCCGGCCGACTGGGCGCCGCCGGGCAAGCTCGGCCAGCGCATCGAGGCCCGCATCGCGCGGCTGACGCCCGGCCTGGGCCTGCGCCACCTGGGCTGCGGCCTGGTGGAGGTGCCGCCGGGCCGGCAGGCCTTCCCGCTCCATGGCCACCGCCACAACGACGAGCTGTTCATCATCCTGTCGGGCAGCGGCCTGCTGCGCCATGGCCGCGACCGCCAGCCGGTGCGCGAGGGCGACGTGATCGGCTGCCCGGTGGGCGATGCCCACAGCGCCCATGCCCTGCTCAACACCGGCAGCCAGACACTGCGCTACCTGGCGCTGAGCAGCCAGCACACGCCCGAGATCTGCGACTACCCCGACAGCGGCAAGTTCGGCGTGTTCGACGGCGAGGGCGAGGGCGAGGCCGAGTTTTTCCACCTGGCGCGGCCCGAGGACGGGCGCGACTACTGGGACGGCGAGTAG
- a CDS encoding helix-turn-helix transcriptional regulator, protein MRRADRLFALVQLIRGRRLSTAAWLAQRLEVSLRTVYRDVADLQHQGVPIEGEAGVGYRMRAGFDLPPLMFSTDEARALVAAVRLAQPRLDAELGAAAEAALGKILAVLPPATRAAAEALALYAPDVALDPATRARLTVLRGAIEGRNKLRFAYRDLKDADSRRTVRPLGCFFWGQVWTLAAWCEARSSFRSFRVDRIGELTVLDERFRDEPGRTLADLQRRYADDAG, encoded by the coding sequence ATGCGCCGCGCCGACCGCCTGTTTGCCCTGGTGCAGCTGATCCGTGGCCGGCGCCTGTCCACCGCCGCGTGGCTGGCCCAGCGGCTGGAGGTGTCGCTGCGCACGGTGTACCGCGACGTGGCCGACCTGCAGCACCAGGGCGTGCCGATCGAGGGCGAGGCCGGCGTGGGCTACCGCATGCGCGCCGGCTTCGACCTGCCGCCGCTGATGTTCAGCACCGACGAAGCCCGCGCCCTGGTGGCCGCCGTGCGCCTGGCCCAGCCGCGGCTGGATGCCGAGCTGGGCGCGGCGGCCGAGGCCGCGCTGGGCAAGATCCTGGCGGTGCTGCCGCCGGCCACGCGGGCGGCGGCCGAGGCGCTGGCGCTGTATGCGCCCGATGTGGCGCTGGACCCCGCCACCCGCGCCCGGCTCACCGTGCTGCGCGGCGCCATCGAGGGCCGCAACAAGCTGCGCTTTGCCTACCGCGACCTGAAGGACGCCGACAGCCGGCGCACCGTGCGGCCGCTGGGCTGCTTCTTCTGGGGCCAGGTCTGGACGCTGGCCGCCTGGTGCGAGGCGCGCAGCAGCTTCCGCAGCTTTCGCGTCGACCGCATCGGCGAGCTCACCGTGCTGGACGAGCGTTTTCGCGACGAGCCCGGCCGCACGCTGGCCGATCTGCAACGGCGTTATGCCGACGACGCCGGCTGA
- a CDS encoding alpha/beta hydrolase family protein — MLQQRFTGVGVRRAGARARAGAGLARRVVWEPLSRRVFGPAFRRWFGLACGLGTALAVPVQAADLLPAERFFQHPQVLAAQLSPSGRQVAVTSAIGTDTVQLLVLDVASDAPPRRVAGFRDADIVDVTWASDTRLLYSVRDLAAGSGRDLFVGAGLMAVNADGSDAQVLVRRRPGPVAAVGDVRRDRALSVDHRLLWVPAASRPGPAAADTTPGGSRDASPPLAGQVVVGHLRRGRDGQPLVQPLWLDTRSGLTREMNLDGAPPEVLHWWFDSQGTPRVARTERDGRATLHWRGPADAGWRVLVEAPVLQMPFEPLAVADDGTLYLRHDAGPRGEAVLGTYDPARQAPAATPLLHWPGYDVGHQMLRDAGSGALLGHRGEAERERSHWFTPRLQRLQQQIDAALPERVNSIDCRRCEADDLVALVSSHSDRDPGQLYLYTAATGQMQHLGPRMGGIDPAAMARVQLHPIRARDGLPLPVWLTVPAGATPGRALPAVVLAHGGPWLRGGHWRWEPMAQFLASRGWLVISPDFRGSTGYGQAHLRAGFRQWGRAMQDDLADALRWARREGLAGPQACIIGGSYGGYATLMGLVRDADLYRCGAAWAAVSEPLLLLQSPWWLVDDSNEALRRHRLPDLIGDAEQDAGMLAAASPLRQAAHIRAPLLLAHGGLDRRVPPVHAQRLREALGAAGHPPEWLLYDDEGHGWRRTDHRVDFAQRLEVFLRRHLDTPVR; from the coding sequence ATGCTGCAACAACGATTCACGGGCGTCGGCGTGCGCCGCGCTGGCGCCAGGGCCAGGGCTGGGGCCGGCCTGGCCCGCCGGGTGGTGTGGGAACCGCTGTCCAGGCGGGTGTTCGGGCCGGCGTTCAGGCGCTGGTTCGGGCTGGCCTGCGGGCTGGGCACCGCACTGGCCGTGCCGGTGCAGGCCGCCGACCTGCTGCCGGCCGAGCGTTTTTTCCAGCATCCGCAGGTGCTGGCGGCGCAGCTTTCACCCTCGGGCCGCCAGGTGGCGGTGACCAGCGCCATCGGCACCGACACCGTGCAGCTGCTGGTGCTGGATGTGGCCAGCGACGCGCCGCCGCGCCGCGTGGCGGGCTTTCGCGATGCCGACATCGTCGATGTCACCTGGGCCAGCGACACGCGGCTGCTGTACTCGGTGCGCGACCTGGCTGCCGGCAGCGGCCGTGATCTGTTCGTGGGCGCCGGCCTGATGGCGGTCAACGCCGACGGCAGCGACGCCCAGGTGCTGGTGCGCCGCCGGCCCGGCCCGGTGGCCGCTGTGGGCGATGTGCGGCGCGACCGCGCGCTCTCGGTCGATCACCGGCTGCTGTGGGTGCCCGCCGCGTCGCGGCCCGGCCCCGCAGCGGCAGACACCACGCCGGGCGGCAGCCGCGACGCCAGCCCGCCACTGGCCGGCCAGGTGGTGGTGGGCCACCTGCGCCGCGGCCGCGACGGCCAGCCGCTTGTGCAGCCGCTGTGGCTGGACACCCGCAGCGGCCTGACCCGCGAGATGAATCTGGACGGCGCGCCGCCCGAGGTGCTGCACTGGTGGTTCGACAGCCAGGGCACGCCGCGCGTGGCCCGCACCGAGCGCGACGGCCGGGCCACGCTGCACTGGCGCGGCCCGGCCGATGCCGGCTGGCGCGTGCTGGTCGAGGCGCCGGTCCTGCAGATGCCCTTCGAGCCGCTGGCCGTGGCCGACGACGGCACGCTGTACCTGCGCCATGACGCCGGCCCGCGCGGCGAAGCGGTGCTGGGCACCTACGACCCCGCGCGCCAGGCCCCGGCCGCCACACCGCTGCTGCACTGGCCGGGCTATGACGTGGGCCACCAGATGCTGCGCGATGCCGGCAGCGGCGCGCTGCTGGGCCATCGCGGCGAGGCCGAGCGCGAGCGCAGCCACTGGTTCACGCCACGGCTGCAGCGCCTGCAGCAGCAGATCGACGCAGCGCTGCCCGAGCGCGTGAACAGCATCGACTGCCGCCGCTGCGAGGCCGACGATCTGGTGGCCCTGGTCAGCAGCCACAGCGACCGCGACCCCGGCCAGCTCTACCTCTACACCGCCGCCACCGGGCAGATGCAGCACCTGGGCCCGCGCATGGGCGGCATCGACCCGGCGGCCATGGCCCGCGTGCAGCTGCACCCGATCCGCGCCCGCGACGGCCTGCCGCTGCCGGTCTGGCTCACCGTGCCGGCCGGCGCCACGCCCGGCCGCGCGCTGCCGGCCGTGGTGCTGGCCCACGGTGGGCCCTGGCTGCGTGGCGGCCACTGGCGGTGGGAGCCGATGGCGCAGTTTCTGGCCTCGCGCGGCTGGCTGGTGATCAGCCCCGACTTCCGCGGCTCCACCGGCTATGGCCAGGCCCACCTGCGTGCCGGCTTCCGCCAGTGGGGCCGCGCCATGCAGGACGACCTGGCCGATGCGCTGCGCTGGGCCCGGCGCGAGGGCCTGGCCGGGCCGCAGGCCTGCATCATCGGCGGCAGCTACGGCGGTTATGCCACGCTGATGGGCCTGGTGCGCGACGCCGACCTGTACCGCTGCGGCGCCGCCTGGGCCGCGGTGAGCGAGCCGCTGCTGCTGCTGCAAAGCCCGTGGTGGCTGGTGGACGACAGCAACGAGGCGCTGCGCCGCCACCGCCTGCCCGACCTGATCGGCGACGCCGAACAAGACGCCGGGATGCTGGCCGCCGCCTCGCCGCTGCGCCAGGCCGCGCACATCCGGGCGCCGCTGCTGCTGGCCCATGGCGGGCTGGACCGCCGCGTGCCGCCCGTCCATGCCCAGCGCCTGCGCGAGGCCCTGGGCGCCGCCGGCCACCCGCCCGAATGGCTGCTGTACGACGACGAGGGCCACGGCTGGCGGCGCACCGACCACCGGGTGGACTTTGCGCAGCGGCTCGAGGTTTTTCTGCGCCGGCATCTGGACACGCCCGTGCGCTGA
- a CDS encoding helix-turn-helix transcriptional regulator, whose amino-acid sequence MKSRGVHLQYSFEATDQRGAALHNPLFELLSAVREHGSIQHAAKALGASYRHVWGALKRWEVTLGEPLLTWVQGQPARLTPFADRLLWAETRARTRLTPHIEALRAELERVLDEALDGDQHVLPILASHDLALPQLRELASSAQRLHIELRFAGSVDALTALAQGRCLVAGFHVPPLPAGSALFSKVMKPLLQPGVHKLIGCVRRTQGLMVSPGNPLGLRGLADISGSAARFVNRQAGSGTRLLLDHLVDELGLEAASLRGWHDTPEDSHVAVAAAVASGQADVGPGLAAAARQFGLDFVPLLDEDYFLVCLKDALEHPAVRKLREALASPAWQATLAGLPGYAPWHSGEVLSLTQALPWWHYRVAKHPPAA is encoded by the coding sequence ATGAAGTCCCGCGGCGTCCACCTGCAATACAGCTTTGAAGCCACCGACCAGCGCGGCGCGGCCCTGCACAACCCGCTGTTCGAGCTGCTCAGCGCGGTGCGCGAGCACGGCTCGATCCAGCATGCCGCCAAGGCCCTGGGCGCCAGCTACCGCCATGTGTGGGGCGCGCTCAAGCGCTGGGAGGTGACGCTGGGCGAACCCCTGCTCACCTGGGTGCAGGGCCAGCCGGCGCGTCTGACGCCCTTTGCCGACCGCCTGCTGTGGGCCGAGACCCGCGCGCGCACCCGGCTCACGCCGCACATCGAGGCGCTGCGTGCCGAGCTCGAGCGGGTGCTCGACGAGGCGCTGGACGGTGATCAGCATGTGCTGCCCATCCTGGCCAGCCACGACCTGGCCCTGCCGCAGCTGCGCGAGCTGGCCAGCAGCGCCCAGCGCCTGCACATCGAGCTGCGCTTTGCCGGCAGCGTGGACGCGCTGACCGCACTGGCCCAGGGCCGCTGCCTGGTGGCCGGCTTCCATGTGCCGCCGCTGCCGGCCGGCTCGGCACTGTTCTCGAAGGTGATGAAGCCGCTGCTGCAGCCCGGCGTGCACAAGCTGATCGGCTGCGTGCGCCGCACCCAGGGCCTGATGGTGTCGCCCGGCAATCCGCTGGGCCTGCGCGGCCTGGCCGACATCAGCGGCAGCGCGGCGCGATTCGTCAACCGCCAGGCCGGTTCGGGCACGCGGCTGTTGCTGGACCACCTGGTGGACGAGCTGGGCCTCGAGGCCGCCAGCCTCCGCGGCTGGCACGACACCCCCGAGGACAGCCACGTGGCGGTGGCCGCCGCGGTGGCCAGCGGCCAGGCCGACGTGGGCCCCGGCCTGGCGGCCGCGGCGCGGCAGTTCGGGCTGGACTTCGTGCCCCTGCTCGACGAAGACTACTTTCTGGTGTGCCTGAAGGACGCGCTCGAGCACCCGGCCGTGCGCAAGCTGCGCGAGGCCCTGGCCAGCCCGGCCTGGCAGGCCACGCTGGCCGGGCTGCCGGGCTATGCGCCCTGGCACAGCGGCGAGGTGCTGTCGCTGACCCAGGCGCTGCCCTGGTGGCACTACCGCGTGGCCAAACACCCGCCGGCAGCCTGA
- a CDS encoding VOC family protein: MQFGYTIVYVRDVKASLSFFEQAFGLQRGFVSEGAEFGTLATGSTALAFCSHEMARDSVGHDYVAAEESARPLGMEVGLCTDDVPAACQRAVAAGATLLNPPKTKPWGQTVAYVRCPDGTLVELCTPMG; encoded by the coding sequence ATGCAATTCGGCTACACCATCGTTTATGTGCGCGACGTCAAGGCGTCGCTGAGCTTCTTTGAACAAGCTTTCGGCCTGCAGCGCGGCTTCGTGTCCGAGGGCGCCGAGTTCGGCACGCTGGCCACCGGCAGCACCGCGCTGGCCTTTTGCAGCCACGAGATGGCGCGCGACAGCGTGGGCCACGACTACGTGGCCGCCGAAGAATCGGCGCGCCCGCTGGGCATGGAGGTGGGCCTGTGCACCGACGACGTGCCCGCCGCCTGCCAGCGCGCGGTGGCCGCCGGCGCCACGCTGCTGAACCCGCCCAAGACCAAGCCCTGGGGCCAGACCGTGGCCTACGTGCGCTGCCCCGACGGCACGCTGGTCGAGCTGTGCACGCCGATGGGCTGA